The Quadrisphaera sp. RL12-1S sequence TCACGCTCCTCGCCGGGGACATCTGCTACGCTGACCCGAGCGGGTCGGGGCTGCCCGCCGACAACACCACGGCGCTGAGCAACAAGGCGCCGGTGGGCAAGAACGAGTTCAACCCGTACGTGTGGGACGTCTTCCTCACGCAGATCGAGGCGCAGGCGGCCTTCACCCCGTGGATGTTCGCCACCGGCAACCACGACATGGAGCCGCTGTACGGCAACACCTCCTACCTCGGAGGCAGCCCCAGCCACGGCTACGCCAGCCACGCCGCGCGGCTGGACCTGCCGCGCAGCGGCCCGTCGTCCTGCCCGTCGGTGTACCGGTTCGTGTACGGCAACGTCGGCGTCATCTCCGTGGACGCCAACGACCTCAGCCACGAGATCCAGACCAACCTCGGCTACTCCAGCGGCGCCCAGCAGCGGTGGCTCGAGGAGACGCTGCGGACCTGGCGGACCGACCCGCAGGTCTCCCCGCACGTGGACTTCGTGGTGGTGTTCCTCCACCACTGCGCGTTCTCCACCGCCAACAACCACGCCTCCGACGGCGGCGTGCGCGGCGTGCTGGAGCCGCTGTGCTCGAAGTACCAGGTGGACGTGGTGATCCAGGGCCACAACCACCTCATGGAGCGCACGGACCCGATCCGGAACGGCAAGAAGACCAAGGACGCCCCCGACGGCGCCACCATCTGCCCGGCCACCGACGGCACCACGTACCTGTGCATCGGCTCGGGCGGTCGCCCGCGCTACCCGTTCCGGCCCGCCCCCTCGCAGGACGCCCCCGCCCCCGAGGGCGTCACGGTCACCGGCGAGCAGGCGCTGCCGGAGGGGCAGCGCTACCGCGGGTACGACGCCACCGGCAAGGAGAACGGCTCCACGCAGGTGGTCAACAGCTACGTCTGGTCCGACGCCGGCACGGCCGTGAACAGCTCCGGCTACCCCTCGGGCACCAAGGTGCCGGAGGTGGCCGACTGGTCCCAGGTCCGCTACGACGACTACGCGTTCATCGCCGTGGACGTCGCGCCGGCCCACCGCGGCAAGCGGACCACGTTCACCATCCGCACCCTCGCGGACGCGCTGCCGGGCTCCGGGAAGCGCGTCAGCGAGATCGACAAGATCACGTTCGAGCGGACGGCGGGCTGCGGTCTGGTGGGTCCCTCCCTGGTGGTGCCCGGGCACTGACCCGCCCGTCCCCCTGACCGCCGGTGTGACGTCGGACGGGCAGAAGTCCTCGGACGGCCGGTTTCAGGCCCGTCCCGGAGGGTTCTGCCCGTCCGGCGTCACGCGAGGTCCGGCGGCGTCAGGCGGCGTCACCCGGCTCGTACCCGACGAGCCAGGTGACGCCGTGGGCGTCCCGGACCTGCCCGTCGGTGGCGCCCCACGGGCGCTGCTGCAGCGGGTCCACCACCGCGCCGCCCTCCGCCAGGGCGTCGAACCACCGGTGGAGGACGTCCGGTGCGGCGGCGCCCAGCACGGACAGCAGCAGCCCGGCGCACCGGAACGGCTCCTCCTCGCCGCTGGCGTCAGCGGCGAACAGTGACACCGGGCCGCGCAGCTCTCCGTGCGCGACGCGGTCCGCGGGACCGTCGGTGCGGCCGAAGTCGGCGTAGCTGTGGATGGTCAGCTCCCCGCCGAAGACCTCCCGGTAGCGCGTGAGCGCGTCGCGAGCGGTGCCGGGCAGGAGCAGGTACGGGACAGGAGCGCTGCTCGTCATCACCGCAGGCTAGGTGCGGGTGCCGACGACGGTTGCCGGTGGCAAGATCCGTCGACGGGGGCGGGGAGCAGCGCCGCCGGTGCGTCGGTCGAGGAGACGGCTCATGGCACTGCGCGTCGACGGGCGGACGAGCGCACTCTCGGACGAGGAGCGCTGGAGGCAGGCGGTGAGCCTCGCCCTCCGCTCGCCATCACCCGCGGCCCTCGACCGGCGGCGCCGGGGAGCGCGCAGGTACCTCCTCACCGTCGGGTCGGTCCTCGCGGTGTGCGCCGTCGTCGGCGGCCTGGTGGGGTGGTGGACCGCGGCGGGCAGCGGACGCGCAGCGCCGGCAGGCGACGCGAGCCCCGGGTGGCTGCACCGGACGGTCTTCGGCGCGGCGGTCCTGCTCGTCGTCGTCGGGATCGTCCTGGCCACCCGCGCCAGGCAGTGGGGGAACGCCTGGAAGGCCCCCACCATGGCCCTCACCCGCCGCCAGCGGCGCGAGGCGCTGAGGCAGGTGCGCGGGAAGGCGCCGGTGGTGCCGGAGCACCTGCCGGTGGTCCTCGACCTCGCCCGGCGGCTGGCGGCCACCGAGGGGGCGGTCTTCATCTTCGCCGGCAACGCGGTGCTCCAGCTGTCGCTGGTCGGCGACCGGCCGTGGCCGCTGGCGCTGGTGAGCGCCGCTGCAGCGCTGGCCTTCCTGGTCGTCGTCGGACAGCTCCTCGTCGAGCGCCGTCGGGCGCAGCGGTTCCTGGACCGGCACGCGCCATCGGTCCTCTGATGGCCGGAGCCGGCGGCCGTCCGGACGCCTGGTGGATCCCCTTCACGCTCGGGCTCGTGCTGCTCGCCCTAGCGGCCCTCTTCCTGGCCGGTGTCCCGCAGGCCGCCGCCCAGCGCCGCACGCTGCTGGAGCGCGGAGTCGCCACCGACGCCGTCATCACCGCCGTCCACCACCACGGGCGCGACCTGACGGCGGACCTCGCCTGGCGCACGACGGCGGGCGCGCAGGCCCAGGTCCGAGACCTCGACGTGAGCGGGACGCTGGCCGTCGGCGTGCGGGTGCCCGTCGTGTACGACCCGGAGGACCCGAGCGACGTCGAGGTGGGTGACGTCGGCGACGGCTACCTGGCGGTGCTCTGGCTCGGGGTCCTGGTGGCCGCCGGCGGGACCGTCGCTGTGCTGCGCGGGCTGTGGGTGCTTCGGGGCCAGGTGCGCACCTGATGGCGTTCGCGGCGCTGACCTCCCCGTCGGGTTCTGGCGCGCAGGTGCGTGATCGTGGCGGGGAGGTGGCGCTCAGGTGCTTGATCGTCGGGGAGAGGGTGGGGCGGGCGGGGGGACGACGACGAGCGGCGGCGGCCCTGTCGGCGGCGGCTGAGACAGTGGGAGGCGTGGCAGCGGAGGCGGGCGAGGGCGCGGCGGGGGAGCTCGCGCTCGACGTCGCCGTCCCCGCTCAGGTCCGCGCCAGGGCCGCCGCCGCGAAGGGCCGCAAGCGCCCCCCGAAGCCGCCCGAGCCCGTGGCCGAGGTCGAGCCGGTGGCGCGCGTCGTCGTCGACGTCCCCCTGCCCCACCTGGACCGGGCCTTCGAGTACGCCGTGCCCGCCTCGATGGCCGAGACCGCCCGCGCCGGGGTGCGGGTGCGGGTGCGGTTCGCCGGGCAGGACGTCGAGGGGTTCCTCCTCAGCCGGGAGTCCGTGGCGGAGCACACGGGGCGGCTGGCGCCGCTGCGCGCGGTGGTCTCCCCGGAGCCCGTGCTCGACCCCGAGCTGCTCGGCACGTGCCGCGCCGTCGCCGACCGCTGGGGCGGCACCCTCGCCGACGTGCTGCGCCTGGCGGTCCCGCGCCGCCACGCCACCACCGAGAAGACGACGGCCGAGCGGGCGGCCGCCCGCGCGCTGGACGACGACGGCGCGGGCGCACGCCCGCGACCGGAGCGTCCGGCCGCGCCCGACCCCCGCGACCCGGCCGGACCCTGGGCGGCCTACCCCGCGGGCCCGGCGCTGCTCGAGCGCCTCGCGGCGCCCACCGCCACGGCGGGCGTCCGGGCGGTGTGGACCGCGCTGCCCTCGCGCGAGCCCGCGCAGGACTGGCCCGCCGCCCTGGCCGCCGCCGCGCAGGCGGCGCTCTCGGCCGGCAGGGGCGCGCTCATCGTCGTCCCCGACCACCGGGACGTCGCCCGGGTCGACGCCGCCCTGACCGCCGCCCTCGGCGGCACCCGGTCCGCCCCGCGACACGTGAGGCTCACCGCCGACCAGGGCCCCGCCGCCCGCTACGCCGCGTGGCTCGCGCTGCGCCGCGGGCACGTGCGGGTGGCCGTCGGCACCCGCGCCGCCGCCCTCGCGCCCGTCGCCGACCCGGGCCTGCTCGCGGTCTGGGACGACGGCGACGACCTGCACGCCGAGCCCCACGCCCCCTACCCGCACGTGCGCGAGGTGCTGGCGCTGCGCGCCGAGCGCACCGGCGCCGCGCTGCTGGTGGGCGGCCACAGCCGCACCGCCGAGGCGCAGCGGTGGGTGGAGTCGGGCTGGGCGCGGGCTGTGGAGGCCCCGCGCGAGGTGGTGCGCAGCGCCTCCCCGCGGGTGCTGGTCCCCGGCGACGACGTCGAGGCCGAGCGCGACCCGTCCGCCCGCTCCGCGCGGCTGCCGTCCCTGGCCTTCAGGACGGCGCAGGCAGCGCTCGCGGGGCGCCTGCAGGGGCAGACCCGTCCCGGCCCGGTGCTCGTGCAGGTGCCGCGCCGCGGCTACCTGCTGACGCTGCGCTGCGACCACTGCCGCGCCCGCGCCCGCTGCCGCCGGTGCTCCGGCCCGCTGCAGCTCACCGGCGCCGACTCCCACCCCGTGTGCCGCTGGTGCGGCACGGACGACCCGACGTGGACCTGCCCGCAGTGCCGCGGTGACCAGCTGCGCTCGGCCGTGGTCGGCGCCCGCCGCACCGCCGAGGAGCTGGGACGGGCCTTCCCCGGCGTGCCCGTGAAGACCTCCGGCGGGGGAGCGGGCGTGCTGGAGGCCGTGGACGGCGAGCCCGCGCTCGTCATCAGCACGCCCGGCGCCGAGCCCGTGGCCGAGGGCGGGTACGCCGCGGCGCTGCTGCTCGACGGGTGGGCCGTGCTCGAGCGCGAGGAGCTGCGCGCCGCGGAGGAGGCCCTGCGCCGCTGGGCCGCTGCCGCCGCCCTCGTGCGACCCCAGTCGGCGGGCGGGGCGGTGGTGCTGCTCGCCGCCGCCGGCGTGCCGCCCGTCGAGGCGCTCGTGCGGTGGGACCCGGCCTGGCACGCCTCCCGCGAGCTCTCCGAGCGCCGCGAGCTGGGCCTGCCGCCCGGGGCCGCGTTCGCGCGGCTCGACGGACCGGCCGTCGCCGTTGACGCGCTGCTGGCCGCGCTGCAGCGCACCGACGACGACCGCGCCGCCCTGCCGCCGCACGCTGAGGTGCTCGGGCCCACGCCGCTGGAGCCCGACCGCCGTCCCAGCGCCATCGGTGACGACGCCGGGGGGCCCGCCGCGCCGCGGTCGTTCGCGCTGGTCAGGGTGCCGCTGGCCGAGCGCGCAGCACTGGCCAGGGCGCTGCAGGGCGCCGTCGCCGTCCGCAGCGCCCGCAAGGAGGCCGGGTCCGTGCGCGTCCAGATGGACCCCGAGCACGTGGTCTGACCGGGAGGATGAGGGCGCTCCCGCACCCCGCGCTGCGACCCGGAAGGCCGTCCCCACCGTGTACTCGCTCCTCCTGGCGATCATCTACGTCGCCTTCGTCAGCCTGGGGCTGCCGGACTCCCTCGTCGGCGCGGGCTGGCCCGTCATGCAGCGCGACCTCGGCGTCCCCGTGGCCTACGCGGGCATCATCACGATGATCATCGCCGCAGGGACCATCGTGTCCAGCCTGGCCTCAGAGCGCCTCACCCGACGGCTGGGCGCCGGGGTGGTGACCGCCCTCAGCGTCGGGCTGACGGCCGCGGCGCTCATCGGGTTCTCGCTGTCGGGCTCGTTCTGGGTGCTGTGCCTGTGGGCCGTGCCCTACGGCCTCGGCGCGGGAGCCGTGGACGCCGCCCTCAACAACTACGTGGCGCTGCACTACGCCGCCCGGCACATGAGCTGGCTGCACGGCTGCTGGGGCCTGGGCGCCTCCATCAGCCCCTTCGTCATGAGCCACGCCATCACCTCCGGCGCGGGCTGGCCCAGCGCGTACCTGACCATCGGCCTGGCGCAGGTGGTCCTCACCGCCGTCCTGCTGGTCAGCCTGCCGCTGTGGGGACGGGTCAACCCCGTCGGCGCCCGTCACACCACCACCACCGACGACGACGACGAGCGCGCCCGCGAGCAGCCCGGCCACGTCCCGCTCGTCCGGGCCCTGCGCATCCCCGGGGTGCGGCTCGTCCTCGTGGCGTTCTTCGCCTACTGCGCCCTGGAGAGCACCTCGATCCTGTGGGCCTCGACGTTCCTGGTCACCGCCCGCGACGTCGCCCCCGCCACCGCGGCCGCCTTCGCCTCGCTGTTCCTGCTGGGCATCACCGCCGGGCGCTTCCTCACCGGGTTCGTCGCCGACCGGATCGGTGACCGCTGGCTCATCCGCGGCGGCTTCGCCACCGTCGGAGCGGCCGTGGTGATGCTGCTCGTGCCGCTCGAGAGCGACGTGCTGGCGCTCGCGGGCCTGGTGGTCGCGGGCCTGGGCTGCGCGCCGGTCTACCCGGCGATCATCCACTCCACCCCGGTGAACTTCGGGCGCAGCAGCTCCCAGGCGATCATCGGCATCCAGATGGCGGCGGCCTACACCGGCTCGACGCTGGCCCCGCCGGCGTTCGGGGCGTTGTCGGCGTGGACGGGCCTGTGGGTGCTCCCGCTGTTCCTCGCGGTGCTCGCCGCCCTGGGGCTGGTCATGTCCGAGCGCCTCAACCGGCTCGTGGCCCGCCGCGCGCTGGCCGGGGAGCCCGTCACCGCCTGAGGACCCGGGGGTCGGGGGGCGGCCCGGCAGCCGCCGCCGCGGCGGCGGAGAACAGGGTCAGGATCGGGCCCGTCCTGCCCCTGTTCTCCGCCTGCGAGGCGATGACCGCCCGACGACCACCCGACGCTGTCGGGTGGTGCCGTCGACGTCGTAGCCTCACCCGGTGATCGCCTGCGACGAGTGCGGCCAGTCCGTGGACGGCGACGCGCACGAGACGGTCACCGGACGCCGCCTCTGCAACGGCTGCTGGACCCGGTTCCAGGGCACGGCGGCCTCGCTCGTCTCCGGGGGCGGTGCGACCGACGCCATCGCGACCGCGGGGTGGCTGGAGCGCCTTCGGCGCCTGCGCGGCCGCTGACGCCCGGCGCCGGCGGTGGCGGGTGGTCCGGGTGGGCTGCAACAGTCCGGCGGGCCGACGCGTCATGGGTCCGTGATCGTGGATCGACGTCGAGCCGCCGTAGGCCCTGGATCAGGGGCGGCCCCCGCGCGGGGCAGGGCGGGCGGTGCAGCGCTCGTCGTCGTCCTCGGTGCGGTGGTGGGCGCGGCGCTGTCGTCGTGCTCCACCGACGGGGCTTCGGTGGGAGGCGGGCTGCCGCAGCTGCACGCCGGCGAGAGCGTCGACGCCGCCCCCGTCGCCTTCCGCGGGGTGCTCCGCGTCGGGGCCGATGGCTGCCAGCGGGTGCGGGTCGACGAACCCGCCGGCTCCACCGCTGACCGGTGGGCCGTCTGGCCGACCGGCGGTGACCTCGCCGCTGACGGCTACGGAGCGGCGGTGGACGGCGAGACCTACGTCGACGGTGACGCCGTCACGGGAACGGGCCGCCTCGTGGACCTGGCTGCGCTCCCGAACGGCGCCTCGCCCGGCAGCTACTTCAACGGTTCCGGCCGGTACTGCCACGCCGACACGAGCGGGGTGCTGGTCATGGACGACGTCGCGCACGCCTGACCGTCCTCGGGCTGCTCGCCCCCGGCCGGGGGACGGCGAACGAGCCTGTCGGTACCGTGACCTGGTGCGCATCGTCTTCGCCGGCACCCCCGCCGTCGCCGAGACGGCGCTGGAGGCGCTGCTCTCCTCCGACCACGAGGTGGTCGGCGTGGTCTCGCGGCCCGACACCGTCGCCGGCCGCGGCCGCCGCGCCCTGCAGAGCCCCGTGGTGGTCCGCGCCCTCGCCGCGGGCCTGCCGGTGCTGCAGCCCACCCGGGCGTCTGACCCCGAGTTCCTCGCCGGCCTCGCCGCGCTCGAGCCCGACTGCTGC is a genomic window containing:
- a CDS encoding MFS transporter, encoding MYSLLLAIIYVAFVSLGLPDSLVGAGWPVMQRDLGVPVAYAGIITMIIAAGTIVSSLASERLTRRLGAGVVTALSVGLTAAALIGFSLSGSFWVLCLWAVPYGLGAGAVDAALNNYVALHYAARHMSWLHGCWGLGASISPFVMSHAITSGAGWPSAYLTIGLAQVVLTAVLLVSLPLWGRVNPVGARHTTTTDDDDERAREQPGHVPLVRALRIPGVRLVLVAFFAYCALESTSILWASTFLVTARDVAPATAAAFASLFLLGITAGRFLTGFVADRIGDRWLIRGGFATVGAAVVMLLVPLESDVLALAGLVVAGLGCAPVYPAIIHSTPVNFGRSSSQAIIGIQMAAAYTGSTLAPPAFGALSAWTGLWVLPLFLAVLAALGLVMSERLNRLVARRALAGEPVTA
- a CDS encoding DUF3592 domain-containing protein, encoding MAGAGGRPDAWWIPFTLGLVLLALAALFLAGVPQAAAQRRTLLERGVATDAVITAVHHHGRDLTADLAWRTTAGAQAQVRDLDVSGTLAVGVRVPVVYDPEDPSDVEVGDVGDGYLAVLWLGVLVAAGGTVAVLRGLWVLRGQVRT
- a CDS encoding VOC family protein, which produces MTSSAPVPYLLLPGTARDALTRYREVFGGELTIHSYADFGRTDGPADRVAHGELRGPVSLFAADASGEEEPFRCAGLLLSVLGAAAPDVLHRWFDALAEGGAVVDPLQQRPWGATDGQVRDAHGVTWLVGYEPGDAA
- a CDS encoding purple acid phosphatase family protein: MGALTGDRHQHTGPRTVDEYVEWNARQLAKAPVSRRGAIKAFLGVSGGLVAAQYALADAAMAAGGGTKGKLGVAVAGRHLSFVMDDGGTPATAMALTAQLVTQDGNLPNGLRAWVDLGSRHGGYGTRVNADVVHLLGQYAIAGGPVASQYYVKARITGLKPDTVYHYRVQLSDGTTTGDAYFTTAPATALDGGHGKGHGHHGEGPVPQPFTFTAFADVGTDTAPTDPKWAWGQDPASVKAAGGTWPKGVFDNQYYKDDDPVAGPTGTDRQPATSMTNLMSTQKPRFTLLAGDICYADPSGSGLPADNTTALSNKAPVGKNEFNPYVWDVFLTQIEAQAAFTPWMFATGNHDMEPLYGNTSYLGGSPSHGYASHAARLDLPRSGPSSCPSVYRFVYGNVGVISVDANDLSHEIQTNLGYSSGAQQRWLEETLRTWRTDPQVSPHVDFVVVFLHHCAFSTANNHASDGGVRGVLEPLCSKYQVDVVIQGHNHLMERTDPIRNGKKTKDAPDGATICPATDGTTYLCIGSGGRPRYPFRPAPSQDAPAPEGVTVTGEQALPEGQRYRGYDATGKENGSTQVVNSYVWSDAGTAVNSSGYPSGTKVPEVADWSQVRYDDYAFIAVDVAPAHRGKRTTFTIRTLADALPGSGKRVSEIDKITFERTAGCGLVGPSLVVPGH
- a CDS encoding primosomal protein N' family DNA-binding protein encodes the protein MAAEAGEGAAGELALDVAVPAQVRARAAAAKGRKRPPKPPEPVAEVEPVARVVVDVPLPHLDRAFEYAVPASMAETARAGVRVRVRFAGQDVEGFLLSRESVAEHTGRLAPLRAVVSPEPVLDPELLGTCRAVADRWGGTLADVLRLAVPRRHATTEKTTAERAAARALDDDGAGARPRPERPAAPDPRDPAGPWAAYPAGPALLERLAAPTATAGVRAVWTALPSREPAQDWPAALAAAAQAALSAGRGALIVVPDHRDVARVDAALTAALGGTRSAPRHVRLTADQGPAARYAAWLALRRGHVRVAVGTRAAALAPVADPGLLAVWDDGDDLHAEPHAPYPHVREVLALRAERTGAALLVGGHSRTAEAQRWVESGWARAVEAPREVVRSASPRVLVPGDDVEAERDPSARSARLPSLAFRTAQAALAGRLQGQTRPGPVLVQVPRRGYLLTLRCDHCRARARCRRCSGPLQLTGADSHPVCRWCGTDDPTWTCPQCRGDQLRSAVVGARRTAEELGRAFPGVPVKTSGGGAGVLEAVDGEPALVISTPGAEPVAEGGYAAALLLDGWAVLEREELRAAEEALRRWAAAAALVRPQSAGGAVVLLAAAGVPPVEALVRWDPAWHASRELSERRELGLPPGAAFARLDGPAVAVDALLAALQRTDDDRAALPPHAEVLGPTPLEPDRRPSAIGDDAGGPAAPRSFALVRVPLAERAALARALQGAVAVRSARKEAGSVRVQMDPEHVV